Proteins encoded within one genomic window of Formosa agariphila KMM 3901:
- the lptB gene encoding LPS export ABC transporter ATP-binding protein, with product MKLKAEHLMKSYNGRKVVKDVSLEVNQGEIVGLLGPNGAGKTTSFYMIVGLVKPNGGTIYLEDKEITKYPMYKRAQHGIGYLAQEASVFRKLSIEDNILSVLQLTKLSKKEQLMKMESLIEEFSLGHIRKNRGDLLSGGERRRTEIARALATDPNFILLDEPFAGVDPVAVEDIQRIVAQLTKKNIGILITDHNVQETLAITDRTYLMFEGGILKAGKPEELAEDEMVRKVYLGQNFELRKKKLDF from the coding sequence GTGAAACTAAAAGCTGAACATTTAATGAAGTCCTATAATGGGCGAAAAGTTGTAAAAGATGTCTCTTTAGAGGTTAATCAAGGGGAAATCGTGGGCCTACTTGGTCCAAACGGTGCCGGAAAAACCACATCTTTTTACATGATTGTTGGCTTAGTAAAACCTAACGGTGGAACTATATATTTAGAAGATAAAGAAATCACGAAATACCCTATGTACAAACGTGCACAACACGGTATTGGGTATTTAGCTCAAGAAGCTTCAGTATTTAGAAAATTAAGTATTGAAGATAATATTTTAAGCGTATTACAACTTACTAAATTGAGCAAAAAAGAGCAGCTCATGAAAATGGAATCGCTTATTGAAGAATTCAGTTTGGGACACATTCGTAAAAACCGAGGCGATTTATTATCTGGTGGAGAACGTAGACGTACTGAAATTGCACGAGCACTTGCTACCGATCCTAATTTTATTTTATTAGACGAACCGTTTGCCGGAGTAGACCCTGTAGCTGTAGAAGATATTCAGCGTATTGTGGCCCAACTTACTAAAAAGAACATTGGTATATTAATTACAGACCACAACGTACAAGAAACCTTAGCGATTACAGACCGTACCTATTTAATGTTTGAAGGTGGAATTTTAAAAGCTGGTAAACCTGAAGAACTTGCCGAAGACGAAATGGTTCGTAAAGTGTATTTAGGTCAGAATTTCGAGCTTCGTAAAAAGAAGTTGGATTTTTAA
- a CDS encoding putative type IX sorting system protein PorV2, with amino-acid sequence MRIFFTTLFVLVSVSVFSQTTRKYSNEFMNIGVDAAALGMSHAVTAQSADVNSGYWNPAGLIHLEDNQLALMHSSYFANIANYDYAAFAMPIDDRSAMGISLIRFGVDDILDTTQLIDDDGNINYDRIELFSTADYGVTFSYSRQPVFAEGFSYGVNAKVIRRIIGDFANSWGFGLDLGIQYETESWNFGLMARDITTTFNAWQIDEDKFETIQNAIGGENQELPETTEITIPKLQLGVSKTFNFNYDYSLEAAIDLQMRFAENNDIISTSFVSINPSFGFEFGYLDMVYLRGGMGNFQNELQIDNTEQVSFQPSLGVGFKYQGIQVDYAFTDIGDQSVALYSNVFSLKLDFSIFRH; translated from the coding sequence TTGAGAATATTTTTCACTACCCTATTCGTATTAGTAAGTGTTTCGGTTTTTAGCCAAACAACTAGAAAATATTCTAATGAATTTATGAATATTGGAGTCGACGCCGCCGCTCTAGGTATGAGTCACGCCGTTACCGCCCAATCTGCCGATGTTAATTCGGGGTATTGGAATCCTGCTGGATTAATCCATTTAGAAGATAATCAGTTGGCGTTAATGCACTCCAGTTATTTTGCAAACATTGCAAATTACGATTATGCAGCTTTTGCTATGCCTATAGACGACAGAAGTGCAATGGGAATTTCTTTAATTCGATTTGGAGTAGATGATATTTTAGACACCACACAATTAATCGATGATGACGGAAATATTAACTACGATAGAATTGAACTGTTTTCTACCGCCGATTATGGCGTAACATTCTCCTACTCTAGACAACCTGTTTTTGCAGAAGGCTTTAGTTATGGTGTAAATGCTAAGGTAATTCGAAGAATTATTGGGGATTTTGCTAATTCTTGGGGATTTGGTTTAGATCTTGGTATACAATACGAAACAGAGTCTTGGAATTTTGGTTTAATGGCCAGAGATATTACAACTACTTTTAATGCATGGCAAATTGATGAAGACAAGTTCGAAACCATACAAAATGCAATTGGAGGGGAAAATCAGGAATTACCTGAAACTACAGAAATCACAATTCCTAAATTACAATTAGGCGTTTCTAAAACCTTTAATTTTAATTACGACTATTCGTTAGAAGCTGCAATAGATTTACAAATGCGTTTTGCTGAAAACAATGATATTATTTCAACATCTTTTGTGAGTATTAATCCGTCATTCGGATTTGAATTCGGTTATTTAGATATGGTTTACTTACGCGGCGGTATGGGAAACTTTCAAAATGAATTACAAATCGATAATACAGAACAAGTAAGCTTTCAACCCAGTTTAGGTGTTGGTTTTAAATATCAAGGCATACAAGTCGATTATGCGTTTACAGATATTGGCGACCAAAGTGTAGCTTTATACTCGAATGTGTTTTCTTTGAAATTGGATTTTAGTATCTTTAGACACTAA
- a CDS encoding glycosyltransferase family 2 protein, which produces MKIAIAILNWNGQQLLEQFLPSVILNSEGADIYVIDNASTDDSIIVLKRKFPSVHIILNSENGGYAKGYNDGLKHIPADVYCLLNSDIEVTPNWLEPIKAAFNADDKTAIIQPKILDYKNKSYFEYAGAAGGFIDKYGYPFCRGRIFDTLEQDHGQYNTSVEIDWASGACLFIKSDVFKKANGLDNDFFAHMEEIDLCWRAKNLGYKIKCVPDSIVYHLGGATLNTSNPKKTYLNFRNSLFTLVKNAGGNLLGIILVRMLLDGVAGIKFLVSLKFNHFYAIIRAHFSFYSQLSKVLKQRKTLIQQANYFSVKSIVWSYFVKNKKSTSN; this is translated from the coding sequence ATGAAAATTGCTATTGCTATATTAAATTGGAATGGACAACAGTTACTAGAACAGTTTCTACCTTCTGTTATTTTAAATTCTGAAGGTGCCGATATTTATGTTATTGATAATGCATCTACAGACGATTCTATAATCGTCTTAAAGCGTAAATTCCCTTCGGTACATATAATTTTAAATTCAGAAAATGGTGGCTACGCAAAAGGCTATAACGACGGATTAAAACATATTCCCGCAGATGTATATTGCTTATTAAATAGCGATATAGAAGTAACTCCAAATTGGCTAGAACCTATTAAAGCGGCTTTTAATGCAGATGATAAAACCGCTATCATCCAGCCTAAGATTTTAGATTACAAGAACAAATCGTATTTTGAATATGCAGGAGCGGCTGGCGGATTTATAGATAAGTATGGTTATCCGTTTTGTCGTGGACGTATTTTCGACACTTTAGAACAAGACCATGGACAATACAATACTAGTGTAGAAATTGATTGGGCAAGTGGTGCCTGTTTATTTATAAAATCTGATGTATTTAAAAAGGCAAACGGCTTAGACAACGATTTTTTTGCACATATGGAAGAAATCGATTTATGTTGGCGTGCTAAAAATTTAGGCTACAAAATAAAATGTGTTCCAGATTCTATTGTATACCATCTAGGAGGCGCCACTTTAAATACTTCAAACCCGAAGAAAACCTATTTAAATTTTAGGAATAGTTTATTCACTTTAGTTAAAAATGCTGGCGGAAATTTACTCGGTATTATCCTCGTTAGAATGCTTTTAGATGGTGTTGCAGGAATTAAGTTTTTGGTATCTCTAAAATTCAATCATTTCTACGCAATAATTCGTGCACATTTTAGTTTTTATAGTCAATTATCAAAAGTATTAAAACAACGTAAAACCTTGATTCAGCAAGCTAATTACTTCAGTGTAAAGTCTATTGTTTGGTCTTATTTTGTTAAAAACAAAAAAAGTACATCGAATTGA
- the lnt gene encoding apolipoprotein N-acyltransferase, producing the protein MKHLLLALATGLLLAFGWPTYGFPVLLFVAFIPLLYVAHDIKEQQTIKYKGWRLFALSYLAFFIWNFITTNWLQYADMFGACFAILVNSLLMALLILIYQAVAKRTTINKSLLFLITLWICFEKLHLNWEFSWPWLNLGNAFSEYPKWIQWYEFTGAFGGTLWVWLVNGILFKALLTFFKFKENSILKRAAIQTTLLICLPIVFSIVRYYTYTPEEDTIEAVVLQPNIDPYSEKYNATNKRVGELLIQLAEENITENTNLLVSPETVLAENYGVNLPRFNSSSEFFQAKSFVYNYPNLNYLLGLQFYQKHTNKADILPTSNQYNDKLWVDYYNSAAFINADKEPLIYHKSKLVVGVENFPYQSILKPIIGDAMLDLGGTVAMKTTQKERSAFKLKNSEYKVAPVICYESVYGEYVTGYVREGANVLAIMTNDAWWGNTQGHKQHLSYARLRAIETRRAIARSANTGISAFISPKGDIIKTLAYEEQGSLKARIPVNTNITFYVQAGDYIARISMFLALGLFVITFFRRDRV; encoded by the coding sequence TTGAAACACCTCTTATTAGCCTTAGCAACAGGATTATTATTAGCCTTTGGCTGGCCCACTTACGGTTTTCCTGTTTTATTATTTGTAGCTTTTATTCCCCTGCTTTATGTTGCGCACGACATTAAAGAACAGCAAACCATAAAATATAAAGGTTGGCGCTTATTTGCGTTGTCTTATTTAGCTTTCTTTATTTGGAATTTTATTACTACAAACTGGTTACAATATGCCGATATGTTTGGAGCATGTTTTGCCATTTTAGTAAACAGTTTACTCATGGCTCTTCTCATTCTAATTTATCAAGCCGTTGCTAAACGTACAACTATAAACAAATCTCTTTTATTTTTAATTACACTTTGGATTTGTTTTGAAAAACTCCACTTAAATTGGGAATTTTCTTGGCCTTGGTTAAATTTAGGAAATGCTTTTTCTGAGTATCCTAAATGGATTCAATGGTACGAATTTACAGGTGCTTTTGGTGGTACACTTTGGGTGTGGCTGGTTAATGGCATCCTGTTTAAAGCGCTTTTAACCTTCTTTAAATTTAAAGAAAATAGCATCTTAAAACGTGCCGCGATACAAACTACTTTACTAATTTGCTTACCAATAGTATTTTCTATAGTCCGTTATTACACCTACACTCCAGAAGAAGACACCATTGAAGCTGTAGTTTTACAACCTAACATTGACCCTTATAGCGAAAAGTATAATGCAACTAATAAAAGAGTTGGTGAGTTATTAATACAGTTAGCTGAAGAGAATATTACAGAAAACACGAATCTTTTAGTGTCTCCAGAAACCGTTTTAGCCGAAAATTACGGTGTTAATTTACCTCGATTTAATAGTAGTAGTGAGTTTTTTCAAGCAAAAAGCTTCGTATATAACTATCCTAATTTAAATTATTTACTTGGTTTACAATTCTATCAAAAACATACTAATAAAGCAGATATTCTACCAACTTCAAATCAATATAACGATAAACTTTGGGTAGATTATTACAATTCGGCCGCTTTTATAAATGCCGATAAAGAACCTTTAATTTATCATAAATCGAAGTTGGTTGTTGGTGTAGAAAACTTCCCATATCAAAGTATCTTAAAGCCTATTATTGGAGATGCCATGTTAGACTTAGGTGGTACTGTAGCCATGAAAACAACCCAAAAAGAGCGTTCAGCTTTCAAGTTAAAAAATTCAGAATATAAAGTTGCTCCTGTAATTTGTTACGAATCTGTGTATGGTGAATATGTTACGGGTTATGTACGTGAAGGCGCAAATGTTTTAGCTATAATGACAAATGATGCGTGGTGGGGCAATACTCAAGGACACAAACAACATTTAAGTTATGCTAGACTTCGTGCTATAGAAACACGTCGTGCAATTGCTAGAAGTGCGAACACCGGAATTTCTGCATTTATAAGTCCGAAAGGAGATATCATAAAAACCTTGGCTTACGAAGAACAAGGAAGTTTAAAAGCCCGTATTCCTGTAAATACAAACATTACTTTTTATGTACAAGCAGGCGATTATATTGCTAGAATAAGTATGTTTCTTGCTCTTGGGTTATTTGTAATTACCTTTTTTAGAAGAGATCGGGTATAA
- the holA gene encoding DNA polymerase III subunit delta, translating to MDEIKQLVADIKQKNLKPIYLLMGEETYYIDKLSDYIEDNVLTEEERGFNLMVLYGRDVTVEDIVGHAKRYPMMAEYQVIIVKEAQDLSRTIEKLAEYAKNPQPSTILVLNYKYKSADKRKALYKTIKKSGVVFESKKLYENQVADWIRRTLSPKSYSITPKAAQMLVEFLGNNLSKINNELEKLQIILPKETQITPEHIEENIGISKDYNNFELRKAIGARDVVKAQRIVKYFAENPKDNPMVVTVSLVFSFFSQLLQIHGLSDKNPRSVASAVKINPYFVDEYLVAVRNYPMKKVSANISILREFDVKSKGIGSNAVPQGDLLKELLVHLMF from the coding sequence TTGGACGAGATTAAACAATTAGTTGCCGATATAAAGCAAAAGAATTTAAAACCGATTTATCTATTAATGGGAGAAGAGACCTATTATATAGATAAGCTTTCCGATTATATTGAAGACAATGTACTGACAGAAGAAGAGCGCGGTTTTAATCTAATGGTATTGTATGGTCGCGATGTAACTGTCGAAGATATTGTTGGGCATGCCAAACGGTATCCAATGATGGCAGAATATCAGGTGATAATAGTTAAAGAAGCACAAGATTTATCGCGCACCATTGAAAAATTAGCTGAATATGCTAAAAATCCGCAACCTTCTACAATTTTAGTGCTGAATTATAAATATAAATCTGCCGATAAGCGTAAAGCGCTTTATAAAACAATTAAAAAGTCCGGAGTAGTTTTCGAGAGTAAAAAACTGTACGAAAATCAGGTGGCCGATTGGATTCGTCGAACGCTATCTCCAAAATCGTATTCCATTACGCCTAAAGCGGCTCAAATGCTAGTAGAGTTCTTAGGAAATAATTTAAGTAAAATTAATAATGAGTTAGAGAAGCTTCAGATTATTTTACCAAAAGAAACTCAAATTACTCCAGAGCATATTGAAGAAAATATTGGGATTAGTAAAGATTATAATAATTTTGAGTTACGAAAAGCTATAGGAGCTAGAGATGTGGTGAAAGCGCAGCGTATTGTAAAGTATTTTGCCGAAAACCCTAAAGATAATCCAATGGTGGTTACAGTCTCTTTAGTGTTTAGTTTCTTTTCTCAGTTATTACAAATTCACGGATTATCGGATAAGAATCCTAGAAGTGTGGCTTCAGCAGTTAAAATAAACCCTTATTTTGTAGATGAATATTTAGTTGCTGTGAGAAATTACCCAATGAAAAAGGTGAGTGCAAATATTTCTATCTTACGTGAATTTGATGTGAAAAGCAAGGGAATTGGGTCTAATGCAGTGCCACAGGGCGATTTATTAAAAGAGCTTTTAGTACATTTAATGTTTTAA
- a CDS encoding KpsF/GutQ family sugar-phosphate isomerase produces MNKHHAIINSANQVFELEGQAILNLKSYINDNFVNAVNLIYNSKGRVIITGIGKSAIIGNKIVATLNSTGTPAIFMHAAEAIHGDLGLILKDDVVICISKSGNTPEIKVLIPLIQSSNNKIIAITGNESSFLGQHCDYFLNTFVEKEACPLNLAPTTSTTAQLVMGDALAVCLLELRGFSSGDFAKYHPGGALGKKLYLRVFDISNENNKPEVHPDTNIKEVIINISKNMLGVTAVVEDHKVVGIITDGDLRRMLTKTDNFISLKAKDIMGQMPKTINENAMAIKALEIMETNDISQLLVCKDDGTYAGVVHIHDLIKEGII; encoded by the coding sequence TTGAATAAACATCATGCCATCATCAACTCTGCAAATCAAGTATTTGAGTTGGAAGGTCAAGCTATCTTGAATTTGAAGTCTTATATAAATGACAATTTTGTTAATGCTGTTAACCTTATTTACAATTCAAAAGGCCGTGTAATTATAACAGGTATAGGGAAAAGTGCTATTATTGGAAATAAGATTGTAGCTACATTAAATTCGACTGGAACTCCTGCAATTTTTATGCATGCCGCCGAAGCAATTCATGGCGATTTAGGTTTAATATTAAAAGACGATGTTGTTATTTGTATTTCTAAAAGTGGAAATACACCTGAAATAAAAGTCTTAATACCATTAATTCAAAGTTCTAACAACAAAATAATTGCTATTACTGGGAATGAATCTTCATTTTTAGGACAACATTGCGATTACTTTTTAAACACTTTTGTGGAGAAAGAAGCTTGTCCGTTAAACTTAGCACCTACTACGAGTACAACTGCCCAATTAGTTATGGGAGATGCTTTAGCTGTATGTCTTCTAGAATTACGCGGATTTTCAAGTGGAGATTTTGCAAAATATCATCCTGGAGGAGCTCTAGGGAAAAAGTTATATTTACGAGTTTTCGATATTTCTAATGAAAACAATAAACCTGAAGTCCATCCAGATACTAATATTAAAGAGGTTATTATAAATATCTCTAAAAACATGCTAGGTGTTACTGCAGTAGTTGAAGATCATAAGGTGGTAGGAATTATTACAGATGGTGACTTAAGACGCATGCTTACAAAAACAGATAATTTTATTAGTCTAAAAGCGAAAGACATTATGGGACAAATGCCTAAGACTATTAATGAAAATGCCATGGCTATAAAAGCCTTAGAAATTATGGAAACTAACGATATTTCTCAGCTTCTTGTTTGCAAAGATGACGGAACATACGCTGGCGTAGTTCATATTCACGATTTAATAAAAGAAGGTATTATATAA
- a CDS encoding CDP-alcohol phosphatidyltransferase family protein, whose product MLIKNYVPNALTLLNLFCGCIAVIFATHNHFIVAAAFVFAGIFFDFFDGFAARKLGVSSELGLQLDSLADMVTSGVVPGIVMYKLLSFSIEKPELSTDEGSWNAFFSGDAIMPSFLPLIGFFITLSSAYRLAKFNLDEEQQDYFKGLPTPANTLLIISLPLIMELQQNDMMNAIIMNQGFLIALTITSTFLLNAPIALFALKFKSWDFKPNAIRYIFLIICVLLLISLKFAAIPIIILVYVAMSMLDVVMKGSY is encoded by the coding sequence ATGTTGATTAAAAATTATGTGCCAAATGCACTGACGTTATTAAATTTATTTTGTGGTTGTATTGCCGTAATATTTGCAACCCACAATCATTTTATTGTCGCTGCTGCTTTTGTGTTTGCAGGTATATTCTTTGATTTTTTCGATGGATTTGCTGCACGAAAACTTGGCGTATCTTCAGAATTAGGATTACAGTTAGATTCTTTAGCAGATATGGTAACCAGTGGGGTTGTACCGGGTATTGTAATGTATAAATTATTGAGCTTTAGTATTGAGAAACCAGAATTATCTACAGACGAAGGTTCTTGGAATGCGTTTTTTAGTGGCGATGCTATTATGCCTTCTTTCTTACCTCTAATTGGTTTTTTTATTACCTTATCTTCTGCATATCGTTTAGCAAAATTTAATTTAGACGAAGAGCAACAAGATTATTTTAAAGGACTACCAACACCGGCAAATACGTTGTTAATTATTTCATTGCCGTTAATTATGGAATTGCAGCAAAACGATATGATGAATGCCATAATTATGAATCAAGGATTTTTAATTGCGCTAACTATTACTAGTACTTTTTTATTGAACGCGCCAATAGCATTATTTGCCTTAAAGTTTAAATCTTGGGACTTTAAGCCGAATGCCATTCGCTATATCTTTCTTATAATTTGTGTCTTGCTCCTGATTTCTTTAAAGTTTGCAGCAATCCCAATAATTATACTTGTATATGTTGCGATGTCTATGTTAGATGTGGTAATGAAGGGGAGTTATTAA
- the tatC gene encoding twin-arginine translocase subunit TatC → MAQKNKKNVNEMSFLDHLEDLRWHLIRATLSVMIAATFAFLAKSFIFDTILFGPTRPSFFTYDILCKVSNYLGLDDSFCFNEAAFKIQSRTMAGQFSAHIWTAITAGFIISFPYILYELWRFISPGMHASERRNSRGFIFISSFLFFLGVLFGYYVICPLSINFLGTYQVSEKVHNDFDLSSYISLIRSSVIACGIIFELPIIIYFLAKGGIITPEFLRKYRKIAMVIVLIVSAVITPPDIASQVIVAIPVLILYEVSIYIAKFVTRKERKKSKAVKNVR, encoded by the coding sequence ATGGCGCAAAAGAATAAAAAGAATGTTAACGAGATGTCGTTTTTAGATCATCTTGAAGACTTAAGATGGCATTTAATTCGAGCAACATTATCGGTAATGATTGCTGCTACATTTGCCTTTCTAGCTAAAAGCTTTATTTTCGACACCATTTTATTTGGACCTACAAGACCAAGCTTTTTTACGTACGATATTTTATGTAAAGTGTCTAACTACTTAGGGTTAGACGATAGTTTCTGTTTTAACGAAGCGGCTTTTAAAATACAAAGTAGAACTATGGCTGGACAATTTTCTGCCCATATTTGGACTGCTATAACCGCTGGTTTTATTATTTCATTTCCTTATATTCTTTATGAATTATGGCGATTTATTAGCCCTGGAATGCATGCCAGCGAACGCAGAAACTCTAGAGGATTTATCTTTATTTCATCATTCTTATTCTTTTTAGGAGTTCTTTTTGGATACTATGTTATTTGCCCATTATCCATTAATTTCTTAGGAACATATCAGGTTAGTGAAAAAGTACATAACGATTTCGATTTAAGTAGTTACATCAGTTTAATTCGCTCTTCTGTAATTGCATGTGGTATTATATTTGAACTCCCAATAATTATATATTTCCTTGCAAAAGGCGGTATTATTACTCCTGAATTCCTTAGAAAATACAGAAAAATAGCCATGGTTATTGTACTTATAGTTTCGGCTGTAATTACACCTCCAGATATTGCTAGTCAAGTTATTGTTGCTATTCCTGTACTTATTTTATACGAAGTGAGTATTTATATTGCCAAATTTGTAACTAGAAAAGAACGTAAAAAATCTAAAGCTGTAAAAAATGTCAGATAA
- a CDS encoding type I restriction enzyme HsdR N-terminal domain-containing protein — protein sequence MQELNFPKFSFRFKSSENKISIFDDIRKKFVILQPEEWVRQHCVHYLMQVKGYPKSLINVEKELIVNKLRKRYDIVIFNPDGSIHVIVECKAPKINITQTTFDQIASYNLTLNATYLMVTNGLNHYYCQMDFESEQYNFLQDIPNYNA from the coding sequence ATGCAAGAACTTAACTTTCCGAAGTTTTCATTTCGATTCAAAAGTAGCGAAAATAAAATTTCTATTTTTGATGATATCCGTAAAAAATTTGTGATTCTTCAGCCCGAAGAATGGGTACGACAACATTGTGTACACTATTTAATGCAGGTAAAAGGTTATCCCAAATCGTTAATTAATGTTGAAAAGGAATTAATTGTAAACAAGTTACGCAAACGCTACGATATCGTTATTTTTAATCCCGATGGCAGCATACATGTTATTGTAGAATGTAAAGCACCAAAAATTAATATTACACAAACCACGTTCGACCAAATTGCAAGTTATAATTTAACGCTTAACGCCACCTATTTAATGGTAACAAACGGGTTAAATCATTATTATTGTCAGATGGATTTCGAATCTGAACAATATAATTTCCTTCAAGACATTCCTAATTATAACGCCTAA
- a CDS encoding carboxymuconolactone decarboxylase family protein, translated as MSDKITEFNDYRAKMNDRILSDDNKIIKRIFNLDTNAFQAGALDVKTKELLGLVASTVLRCDDCVKYHLETAYKSGLTRAEVVEALSIATLVGGTIVIPHLRRAYEFWDELEATEA; from the coding sequence ATGTCAGATAAAATAACCGAGTTTAACGACTATAGAGCCAAAATGAACGACCGCATTTTGAGCGATGATAATAAAATTATTAAACGCATCTTTAATTTAGATACTAATGCATTTCAAGCTGGTGCTTTAGATGTAAAAACAAAAGAACTTTTAGGTCTTGTTGCATCTACTGTTTTACGTTGCGACGACTGTGTAAAATACCATTTAGAAACGGCTTACAAATCTGGATTAACTCGCGCAGAAGTTGTTGAAGCTTTAAGTATCGCAACCCTTGTTGGTGGTACAATAGTTATTCCTCATTTAAGACGAGCGTACGAGTTTTGGGATGAATTAGAAGCTACAGAAGCCTAA